Genomic DNA from Candidatus Hydrogenedentota bacterium:
GTGGAGACGTTCAACACCATCAAGGTGAAGGCGGCGGACGTGGAGTGGGGGGGCTGCGGCGAGTTTTTCGAGGAGGACTGGCGGCCCAAGGCGCCCGGCGTCTACGGCGGCGACCGCAAGGGCTACGACGTGCACATGCACCTGATGGAGGCCTACACCAACCTTTATGAGGCCACCGGGGAGCACAAGCACCGGGAGGAGACCCAGCGCATCGTCAACCTGCTCTTCAACCGGGTCATCCATCCCGAATACGGCACGGGGGTCGCGCAGTTCGCCTTTGACTGGACCCCGCTCCGGGCCATCCTTTTCCGCAACGTCTGGGGCGCGGACCGGGATGTGGAGGAGGACGAGGGCAGGCCGCTGAACAACACCAGTTTCGGGCACAACGTCGAGTTTGCCTGGCTGCTGAAGCACACCATAGACATTCTCGGGCTGAATGTGGACGACTACAAAGAGCGGCTGCGCAAACTGTACGACCACTGCGTTGCCTGGGGCATTGACTGGGAGAGGGGCGGTGTCTACTGCGAGGGTCCGCACGACGGTCCCGCGCGCGAGCGGAACAAGGAGTTCTGGCAGCAGGCGGAGTGCCTCATCGGCTTCGCGGACGCCTACCTGGTCTTTGGCGAGCAGAAATACTGGGACGCCTACGAGAACATCCACCGTTTTGTCCAGGACGTGATGATCAACCATTCCGTCGGCGAGTGGTGGCCCCTGTTCGACGAGAACAACACCCTGCTCTGGACGCACATGGCCCATGCCTGGAAAATCAACTACCACACGGTCCGGTCGGCCATCCAGACGGAGCGGCGTTTGGCGAAGATTCTGGCCAAACTTTGAGCGCGCGCGCCGCGCGTGAATCACGCCCCCGACCGGGTGTTTTTTGGTTCTCCGCGCGGCGTAACGTTTTTGACACCCGCGCCTTGCGTATGGTATTCTACGCCCCGATTTTGCGCTGAAGCGGGCGCATAATTTTCCGACACAACCGGTGGCCGCTCCCCGACCGGGAGGCGGTCCCGTTTTTTCGCGTCTGCGGAATATCCCGCGGCGCGGGCAGTACCGGAGGCCCCATGGCCACGATGAAAGTAGGTCTTGTCGGATGCGGCAACATCGCGTCCGATTTGTGCCGGGCGATGGCGGACGGCGAAGTCCAGGCCGAAGTCGCGGCGCTGCACGATGTGGACCCGTCGAAGGCCGAGAGGCTCCGGGACCAGTTTAAGTTGAATGTTCCGGTTTGTTCGCTGGAAGAGGCGGTGGCCGCGGCGGATTTTGTGGTCGAGTGCGCGGTGGCGGCGGTGGTGCCGGAGGTGGTGCGGGCGGCGGCGCGGCACAACAAAGACTGCCTTGTGATGAGCCTGGGCGGCCTGATGCTGCACCCCGACCTCTTCGACACGGCGCGGGAGAGCGGCATTCTCCTCCGGCTGCCGTCGGGCGCGATTTGCGGGCTTGACGGTGTGCGCGCGGGGATGCAGGCGGGCCTTGACGGCGTGAGCCTGACGACGCGCAAGCCCCCGAAGGGGCTGCTTGGCGCGCCTTACCTGGCGGAGCAGGGCATCTCGCTGGAGGGTCTGACGGAGCCGCTGGTGGTTTTTGAGGGCAGCGCCCTGGACGCGGTGAAGGCTTTTCCGGCGAACGTGAATGTGGCGGCGGCGCTGAGCATGGCGGGCATCGGCCCGGAGCGGACGCGGGTGCGCGTGATTGCGGACCCGGCGGCGACGACGAATTCGCATGAGATACGGGCGCACGGCGCCTTCGGCGAGCTGATGGCGGTGACGAGCAACCGGCCCTCGCCGGGCAACCCGAAGTCGAGTTATCTTGCGTCGCTCTCGGCGGTGATAGAACTGCGGGCGGCGGCGGTGGTCTGGGGCGCGGCCCGGAACGACTGACGGCAACAACCCCGCCGGGCCGGCAACGGCCCCCCGGCGGTGCGGAAACGAACGGAGAACGAACATGTACGCAGTGGTGACGACAGGCGGAAAACAGTACAAGGTGGCCGCGGGCGACCGCATCCGCGTGGAAAAGCTGGACAGCCCCGTGGGTGAACTGGTCGAGCTGGGCCCGGTTTCGATGATCGCGAAGGAGTCCGCCGTGGTGGTGGAGCCGGAGGCGCTCGCCGGCGCGAAGGTTGTCGCGGAGATAGCGGGCCACGGCCTCGCCAAGAAAATCCGTGTTTACAAGTACAAGAAGCGGAAGGGCTACGAGCGGACCCAGGGTCACCGTCAGCGCTTCACAGAACTGACCATCCGTGAGATTCAGGGATAAGGGAGTAGCGACATGGCTCACAAGAAAGCAGGCGGCAGCTCGCGCAACGGCCGCGACAGCAATTCACAGCGACTGGGTGTCAAGAAGTACGGCGGACAGAAAGTGCTTGCCGGAAACATTATCCTCCGCCAGCGCGGGACCAGGGTCCATCCGGGCGTGAACTGCGGCGTGGGCAAGGACCACACCCTGTTCGCCACCGCCGACGGCGTGGTGAAGTTCCGCCACTTCAAGAAGGGCCGCCAGTGCGTGGACATCGTCCCCGCAGGCGCGGAGTAGGACCGTTCCCGATTTCCGGCGCGGTGACCGCCGCGTTGGCATGATGGAGACTGAAGCATTGAAGACACCCTCAGCGCGGTTGAGGGTGTCTTTGGTTTTGGTGTGGTGGATGGGACGGATGGGACGGATGGGACTGATCGGACGGATCGGGCGGATGGGACGGATGGGACTGATCGGACGGATCGGACGGATCGGGCGGATGGGACGGATGGGACTGATCGGACGGATCGGACGGNNNNNNNNNNNNNNNNNNNNNNNNNNNNNNNNNNNNNNNNNNNNNNNNNNNNNNNNNNNNNNNNNNNNNNNNNNNNNNNNNNNNNNNNNNNNNNNNNNNNATGGACGTCTGTATGGCGAGGGTTTGATTTGTTTATAGACAGGGTCAGATTCCGGGTTACCGGTGGCAGGGGCGGAAGCGGTTGTTGCAGTTTCCGGCGGGAGGCGTTTGTTCCGCTGGGCGGGCCGAACGGCGGGGACGGCGGGGACGGGGGAAGTGTCTGGCTTGAGGCCACGGAGCGGCTGAACACGCTGCTTGATGTCAGTTATCATCCGCACTGGGTGGGGAACCGGGGCATGCACGGCCAGGGCAAGGACCGCCACGGCAAGAAAGGCGAGGACATCGTGGTGCAGGTGCCCTGCGGCACGGTGGTGAAGGATTTCGTGTCGGGCGAGGTGCTGGCCGACCTGACGGAGGCGGGCAGCCGCTTTTGCGCGGGCAAGGGCGGCCGTGGCGGCCGGGGCAACGCGCGTTTCGCCACGGCGAACAACAAGGCGCCGCGCTTCGCGGAGATGGGGGAGCCGGGGGAGGAGCGGGAGTATCTGCTGGAATTGAAACTGATCGCCGAGGTGGGTCTGGTGGGATTGCCGAACGCGGGCAAGTCCACCTTCCTTTCCGTGGTGAGCGCGGCGCGGCCGAAGATTGCGGATTACCCGTTCACCACGCTTTCGCCCAACCTGGGC
This window encodes:
- a CDS encoding AGE family epimerase/isomerase is translated as MKERCVLAHQEMKQHLFEELLPFWATRGVDKEYGGYLTYFDKDGNPTGETVKTLICQLRMIFTYSSIHRANLDPDGKFLEMAQQGVDFVLAHFWDEKHGGWLWTAERDGTPIDRSKIMYGQSFGVYSMSEYAMASGDKRGLDMAVETFNTIKVKAADVEWGGCGEFFEEDWRPKAPGVYGGDRKGYDVHMHLMEAYTNLYEATGEHKHREETQRIVNLLFNRVIHPEYGTGVAQFAFDWTPLRAILFRNVWGADRDVEEDEGRPLNNTSFGHNVEFAWLLKHTIDILGLNVDDYKERLRKLYDHCVAWGIDWERGGVYCEGPHDGPARERNKEFWQQAECLIGFADAYLVFGEQKYWDAYENIHRFVQDVMINHSVGEWWPLFDENNTLLWTHMAHAWKINYHTVRSAIQTERRLAKILAKL
- a CDS encoding aspartate dehydrogenase, with the protein product MATMKVGLVGCGNIASDLCRAMADGEVQAEVAALHDVDPSKAERLRDQFKLNVPVCSLEEAVAAADFVVECAVAAVVPEVVRAAARHNKDCLVMSLGGLMLHPDLFDTARESGILLRLPSGAICGLDGVRAGMQAGLDGVSLTTRKPPKGLLGAPYLAEQGISLEGLTEPLVVFEGSALDAVKAFPANVNVAAALSMAGIGPERTRVRVIADPAATTNSHEIRAHGAFGELMAVTSNRPSPGNPKSSYLASLSAVIELRAAAVVWGAARND
- the rplU gene encoding 50S ribosomal protein L21; protein product: MYAVVTTGGKQYKVAAGDRIRVEKLDSPVGELVELGPVSMIAKESAVVVEPEALAGAKVVAEIAGHGLAKKIRVYKYKKRKGYERTQGHRQRFTELTIREIQG
- the rpmA gene encoding 50S ribosomal protein L27; amino-acid sequence: MAHKKAGGSSRNGRDSNSQRLGVKKYGGQKVLAGNIILRQRGTRVHPGVNCGVGKDHTLFATADGVVKFRHFKKGRQCVDIVPAGAE